CAGAAAAACTTTATGATTTCGAAGCCGGAATTGAAAAGACGCTGGGAAAAGTTTCATTCACAGGAAATCTTTATTATATGAATTATGTAAATCAACTTGTACTTAACGGACAGATTAATAATATAGGCGAGTTTATCCGCGTCAATTCTGGACAAAGTTATAGATTGGGACTTGAGCTGGGTGCAGCAGCAAAACTATCGGAACAATGGAATTTGTCGGGAAATTTAACCTTAAGTAAAAATGAAAATAAGAATTTTAAAAACGAGACTTCAGAAGGACTCGAAATTCTTGGTGACACACCCATTTCATTTTCACCGAACATCTTAGCAAACCTGCTTTTAAATTACAGTCCAACTCGAAATTTTAGTTTAGGGATTCAGAATCAATATGTTGGAAGTCAGTTTTTAGACAATACAAACACCACTGCTTTAAAACTGAGCAGTTATTTTCTTAGCGACTTTAATGCGAAATACACCTTAAATCTTAAGCGGACTGAGGTTGATTTTAAATTTTTGCTTAATAATATCTTCAACAGAAAATATGTAAACAACGGTTATGTTTATGATGGACCGATCTATTTCTCACAGGCAGGGATGAACTTTATGTTTGGAATGAGTCTGAAATATAGATAGATATGTCCATACGTTGTGCCAAAAATAATTTTAGTTAGTCGATTGTTTTTTCTAAAATTGAAGTAATTTTACTTCCTAATTTTAAACAATGCAATTATGAAAAAACTCTCTTTACTTTTCGCGTTTTTTGCAGCGGTTACCATCTCCGCGCAATTTACAGTACAGACTATTTCCCAGGGCGTGGTGAAGTTAACTTATGGTGCTTCAAATGATTATTCCATTTACGATCCGGGATTCGAAGTTCCTACCTTTTATGTTCACGTCTGGAGCAATGCGGGCGACAACAGTACGGGAACGGTTTACGATGACTCGTGGACCAATTCTAACGTCACGATGAACTGGGACAGCGGCGCCGGAGCTTACGTGGGCACTATCAATTTGAATACGAAGGTTTTCACTAACGGTAATAAAACTTTTCCTTCAGGCACAACTGTTAACAATTTAGGATTTGTATTCAAAGACTTGCAGAATGGAAATACAAAACAGTCCGCAGATCTAGCGGCAACTTCTTTCGGTTTCACTACAACTACTACCAATTCTTCGTTAGCGGTTTCCAATTCTTTGCTGGGTAAAAAATCCAGTGTGATGGGAGGGAAACTTTATACTTCCACCAAAGGAAATCTGGCGATTTCGGTATATGAAATGTCTGGAAAACTGGTTAAATCATTCAATACAGTTGCAGACGGAAGTGTAATTGATCTCAATGTTTCCAAAACTGGACTTTATCTGGTAAAAATTAGCCACGGTTCTGAAAGTGAAGTCGTTAAATTTGCAAAATAATTTACAAATCAACTGATTAAAGGCTGCTTTCCGAGGCAGCCTTTTTTTATTTTTGATTAAATCAGGCAAAAAACATAAATTTGCGGCATATGAATTTTTCTTTTCTCATTCTCGAATTTCTGAAGCAGCAGGGCCAGGTCCCGGTTCCGGGTTTCGGGACTTTTTATTTGAAAAATACCAATGCTCTTGTCGATGAAGATGCGCAAAATATTCTTCCACCAGGCAAAGAAGTCGCTTTTAAAATCGATGATTCCTCTGCTGATGGCAGTTTTGCTCGTTACATTGCGCAGCAAAAGAATATTCCGCTTATCGACGCAGAAATTGAAGTGAAAAAGCAAACCAATTTCTGGTATTCAACACTTGAAAAAGAAGGAAAATTCGTACTCGAAAATTTAGGAACTTTTATCCTTGATGACAGCCAGATCTATTTCACAGGTAAACGCACCGACAATCTGTCGCCCGATTTCTACGGACTTGAAGAGATTAATATCTCAGAAATAAAGAATTCAAATAAACATTTGCATAATAGCAGTGAAAACTCTTCTTACCGTTTCAGCAAGCCTGTTTATTGGGTACCTCCGTTGGTTTTAGTTATTTCTGGGCTGACCTATTTCGCCATTGCACAGCCCGAACAGATCTTCGGAAAAAAATCTTTCAGTAAAGACTTTGACATTAAACCGGTAGAGAAAATTGTGAAAGATTCAATTAAGAAAGACTCTACTACAATTATAAATCCCGTGCTGGATTCAGCCAAAAATGATTCCTCTAAATCAGCTGTAGTGGCGCAAGTTCCGGTTAAAAAATGGACTTCCAAAAATTATTCAAAATCTAAATGGAAAAAAGCAAAAAAGCGTCAGAATCATTAACGGTAATGACCAACATCGTTTTACCGAACGAAACCAATTCCCTCAGAAATCTTTTTGGTGGCGAGTTGCTTGCTAAAATGGACCGTTGTGCTTCAATATCGGCAGCAAGACATTGCGAACGACGCGTGGTAACGGCTTCTGTAAACCATGTTTCCTTTAATCATCCCATTCCGGAAGGCGGAATTGTAGTGTTGGAATCTAAAGTTTCCCGTGCATTTTCAACGTCGATGGAGATTTATGTGGATGTTTGGCTGGATGATCCTATTAATCAGAAAAAAATTCATACCAACGAAGGGATTTACACTTTTGTTGCAGTAGACGAGTTTAACCGCCCAATCCCAATTCCCAAAATGGAGCCGGAAACCGACGAAGAAAAAATGAGATTCGAAGCTGCATTAAGAAGAAAAGAACTTTCCCTTATTCTTTCAGGGAGAATGAAAGCTGCGGATTCGGTAGAACTGAAGAGATTATTTTCAGTCTAGCTTCATGAAAATTCTTCAACTCGATAAAAATCATCCTTTAATTACAGAACAGCTTTCTGCAAAAGGATTTTTATTGGATGAAGATACCACTTCAACTTATGCCGAAGTTTTAGAAAAGACTGCAGGTTACGATGGAATCATTATCCGTAGCAGAATTCCAATTGATCAGAATTTCATTGAACACGCCAAAAACCTGAAATTTATCGCCAGAGTTGGTGCAGGAATGGAAAATATCGATGTAGATTTTGCTGAGAAGCGAGGCATAAAACTCATCAGTTCCCCGCAAGGAAACCGCGATTCGGTTGCGGAACACGTGGTGGGAATGTTGCTTATTTTAATGCACAGGCTTTTTATCGCATCAACCGAAGTTAAAAACGGAATCTGGAAACGCGAAGAAAACCGAGGGGATGAACTGCTGGGAAAAACTTTTGGAATAATCGGTTACGGAAATATGGGAAAAGCGGTAGCAAAACGACTTTCTGGTTTCGGTGTAAGCGTAATTTTTCATGATATTATTCCTAATCTATCCGATAAGTACGGTACGCAGGTTTCGTTGGAAACGTTAAAAAAAGAAGCAGATATTCTCAGTCTTCACCTTCCGATTACGTCGGAAACACATCATCTAATTGACGCAGCATTCATTTCTGGGATGGATAAGGATTTTTATTTCATTAATACAGCCCGTGGAAACAATGTTAAAACGAGCGATTTAGTTGAAGCAATTTGCTCTGGTAAAATTAAAGGCGCCTGCCTTGATGTTTTGGAATATGAAAAACCTTCCTTTGAAAACCTGGAGACGGAAAATAAGGATTTAGAATTCCTTCTACAGTCAGAAAATGTCATCGTAACGCCCCATATCGCAGGCTGGACGCAGCAGAGCAAAAAAAAGCTGGCACAGATTATCGTCGATAAAATTCTGGCTTCCTTTCATCGCAGTTAACAAATCTTTATGATTTGAGTCCTATAAATTTTTGGCAAAATCCCTTATCTTGCGGGACTTTTATGTTCAAAAACTCTTCAATGAAATTATTACGGAGCATTTTTTTTCTTGCCATTTTCATACTCGTTTTATTTTCCTGTAAAAAAGAAAACAGCAGCAGCGACGAAAACGATACCACTTTACCGAATTTTGGAAACGTAGAACTTGATAAAATTTTTAAGCAAAAGGACAACAAACTTAAGAACAGGGATTCAATAGTTACTGTAATTGACAGCTATTACAAAACAGTTTGGGAGAAAGGCGATCTCTGGGGAAGTTTTTTAGTAGCAAAAGGCGATGAAATTTTATATGAAGGCTATCGCGGTTACACGCAGGATAACAAACAGGCTCCCGTTAATGATACGGTTGCACTTCACGTGGCATCTATTTCCAAATCAATAACCGCTATGGCAGTAATGAAACTCATTGAAGCAGGAAAATTACAGCTAGATGATCCGCTTACCAAATATTTTCCGGGTTTTCCCTATCCAAAAGTTACTGTTTTCACACTGCTCTCGCAGCGAAGTGGTTTGCCAAAATACGAATATTTCATCGAAAAAATCACACCTAAGCCAGCGGAACTTTCGAAGGAATTTATCTCGAATAAGGATATCCTCAACCTATTAATAAAGTATAAACCCGAACTTGCACGGGAAACTGACACAGGATTTATGTACTGCAATACCAATTATGCGTTACTGGCGCTTTTGGTGGAGCAGGTTACGAAAACGCCTTTCCCTGAAGCGATGCAGCAGATCGTGTTCCGGCCTTTAAAAATGAAACACACCTATATTCTTCAGGAAAAAGATATGGAAAGTGCCGCGAAATCTTTTTACCAGCGCGGTCCGCGGGTTTATCCTTACGACAGACTTGATTTGATTTACGGTGATAAAAATGTCTATACGACACCGAGAGATCTTCTTAACTTCTCTAAGGCGATGTTTGCCAAAAATTTCCTTCGCGATGATCTTCAGAAAATGGTTTTCGAACCGTACAGCAACGAGAGACCCGGAATCAACAATTACGGACTTGGCTTCCGGATGAAGGTTTTCAATGAAAATGAAAAACTTACTTACCACAACGGGTGGTGGCACGGTACAAACTCTGTATTCGGACATCTGTTAAAATCGAATGTCACCATTATTGCCATCGGAAACAAATATTCCAGCAGGGTTTATACTTCGCTGGCGCTTTCCGGCCTGTTTGAAAACTTCCCTTTCGAGACCGAAAAACTCCTGAAGACGATGAACCAGACTGATACTTTAAAAAATGCCGCAGGAACAGATTCGCTCAACGGGAATGATTCTTACAGCGAATAATTTTCTTAATTTTGTTCAAAATTATTTAATGAAGAAACTGGGTTTTCTTTTCATCTTAAATCTCCTTTTACTGTCCTGTGCAAGGGTAGGTTCGCCGGTTGGCGGTGTGAAGGATTCTATTCCGCCGAAAGTCATCAGTACGAATATCGATACTTCCAGAGTTAACGTCCCGCGGGATATTAAGGAACTGCGTATTGATTTTGATGAGTATATTACGCTTAAAGAAATCAACAAGCAGTTGATTATCTCTCCGCCGCTTCAGAAAATGACTAAGATTCTTCCGTCGGGAATGGCCAATAAATACCTTCTGATTAAATGGGAAGATACGCTTCAGGCAAATACCACGTATAATTTCAATTTCGGGAACGCTATTGTAGATAATAATGAAGGGAACCCGCTACAGTATTATAATTTTGCGTTTTCTACCGGCGAAAAAATCGATGATCTGTATATCAGCGGTGAACTGAAAAGTTTAATAAAGGACAAGGAATCAAATTCAGCCGAATCCAGTTTGGTCGTTGGGCTATATCAGGACAAAGATTCTATGGATTACCGCCAGAAACCTTATTATATTACTAAAGCTGATCCCGATGGATATTTTGAACTGAATTATCTTTCGCCCGGAACTTACAGAATTTTAGCTTTTGAAGACAGCAATTCCAACTCTGTTTACGATGCCGGAAAAGAGAAAGTAAGTTTTCTGAAAGAGAAAATCGTTTTAGATAAAAATATTTCTGGCCTCAAACTCAACCTTTATCCATCAAGGAAACCGCAGAAATATGTAGAGATGAAAGAAACTCCCGGTGGAATTTTAATGATTTTCGAAGGCAATCCGCAAAACGTAAAAGTACTTTCTCTAAATGATAAACTGCAGGATTACAAAGTGACCCACTCCCCAAAATCAGATTCTGTAAATATCTGGTTTGATGCTAAAAAGCTTAATTTAGGAATTGCGAGTAGCGAGAATATGAAATTCAGTTATGATGATGGCCTGAAGCAGGATACCGTTTCGGTTTTTTACCGCCTGAATACAAAGAACGAAATGGCGATTTCTAATTCAAAAGGTAATATTTTACCTCCTAATCAGGATTTTGTATTCAGTTCCAATTATTTTATTGATAAAATTCAGCCTGAAAAATGGACATTGGTTTCCGACAGTATTCAGCAGGAATTCACTGCTCAGATTTCTGACAAAAATCCTTTTGAAATTCAGATTAAATCGCAGTTCAAGGAAGGCAAAAAATACTCTTTAACCGTACCTAAAGAAACGGTTTCTTCTTTCTATGAAACGATTGT
The window above is part of the Kaistella faecalis genome. Proteins encoded here:
- a CDS encoding T9SS type A sorting domain-containing protein; the protein is MKKLSLLFAFFAAVTISAQFTVQTISQGVVKLTYGASNDYSIYDPGFEVPTFYVHVWSNAGDNSTGTVYDDSWTNSNVTMNWDSGAGAYVGTINLNTKVFTNGNKTFPSGTTVNNLGFVFKDLQNGNTKQSADLAATSFGFTTTTTNSSLAVSNSLLGKKSSVMGGKLYTSTKGNLAISVYEMSGKLVKSFNTVADGSVIDLNVSKTGLYLVKISHGSESEVVKFAK
- a CDS encoding acyl-CoA thioesterase — translated: MEKSKKASESLTVMTNIVLPNETNSLRNLFGGELLAKMDRCASISAARHCERRVVTASVNHVSFNHPIPEGGIVVLESKVSRAFSTSMEIYVDVWLDDPINQKKIHTNEGIYTFVAVDEFNRPIPIPKMEPETDEEKMRFEAALRRKELSLILSGRMKAADSVELKRLFSV
- a CDS encoding Ig-like domain-containing domain, whose product is MKKLGFLFILNLLLLSCARVGSPVGGVKDSIPPKVISTNIDTSRVNVPRDIKELRIDFDEYITLKEINKQLIISPPLQKMTKILPSGMANKYLLIKWEDTLQANTTYNFNFGNAIVDNNEGNPLQYYNFAFSTGEKIDDLYISGELKSLIKDKESNSAESSLVVGLYQDKDSMDYRQKPYYITKADPDGYFELNYLSPGTYRILAFEDSNSNSVYDAGKEKVSFLKEKIVLDKNISGLKLNLYPSRKPQKYVEMKETPGGILMIFEGNPQNVKVLSLNDKLQDYKVTHSPKSDSVNIWFDAKKLNLGIASSENMKFSYDDGLKQDTVSVFYRLNTKNEMAISNSKGNILPPNQDFVFSSNYFIDKIQPEKWTLVSDSIQQEFTAQISDKNPFEIQIKSQFKEGKKYSLTVPKETVSSFYETIVKSYRFDFEADKTENYGTLVITLENAPEKSFWLQLLSENGAVSYSRYGKETNLTFGSLKPGKYQLRILVDNNENGIWDSADFASGEFAEDVYVFEKTVEIRALWEIREKWNLQSTEPAASEITAAPENPQTPTLPEQPEKP
- a CDS encoding serine hydrolase domain-containing protein; translation: MKLLRSIFFLAIFILVLFSCKKENSSSDENDTTLPNFGNVELDKIFKQKDNKLKNRDSIVTVIDSYYKTVWEKGDLWGSFLVAKGDEILYEGYRGYTQDNKQAPVNDTVALHVASISKSITAMAVMKLIEAGKLQLDDPLTKYFPGFPYPKVTVFTLLSQRSGLPKYEYFIEKITPKPAELSKEFISNKDILNLLIKYKPELARETDTGFMYCNTNYALLALLVEQVTKTPFPEAMQQIVFRPLKMKHTYILQEKDMESAAKSFYQRGPRVYPYDRLDLIYGDKNVYTTPRDLLNFSKAMFAKNFLRDDLQKMVFEPYSNERPGINNYGLGFRMKVFNENEKLTYHNGWWHGTNSVFGHLLKSNVTIIAIGNKYSSRVYTSLALSGLFENFPFETEKLLKTMNQTDTLKNAAGTDSLNGNDSYSE
- a CDS encoding 2-hydroxyacid dehydrogenase, whose amino-acid sequence is MKILQLDKNHPLITEQLSAKGFLLDEDTTSTYAEVLEKTAGYDGIIIRSRIPIDQNFIEHAKNLKFIARVGAGMENIDVDFAEKRGIKLISSPQGNRDSVAEHVVGMLLILMHRLFIASTEVKNGIWKREENRGDELLGKTFGIIGYGNMGKAVAKRLSGFGVSVIFHDIIPNLSDKYGTQVSLETLKKEADILSLHLPITSETHHLIDAAFISGMDKDFYFINTARGNNVKTSDLVEAICSGKIKGACLDVLEYEKPSFENLETENKDLEFLLQSENVIVTPHIAGWTQQSKKKLAQIIVDKILASFHRS